CAGGATCAACTTAGGAGGAACAGACATGACTGAAGAAAAAATTTATGACGTTGTGATTATAGGTGCTGGTCCTGCAGGGATGACTGCAGCAGTTTATACATCACGTGGCAATCTGTCTACATTAATGATTGAGAGAGGGATCCCTGGTGGACAAATGGCTAATACAGAAGAAGTTGAAAACTATCCAGGCTTCGAATCTATTTTAGGACCTGAATTATCTACTAAAATGTTTGAACATGCCAAAAAATTCGGTGCAGAATATGCTTATGGCGATGTTACTGAAATTATCGATGGTGAAGAATATAAAGTAATTAAATCAGGTACAAAAGAATATAAAACACGTGCAATCATTATTTCAACAGGCGCTGAATACAAAAAAATGGGTGTACCAGGGGAAAAAGAACTTGGTGGCCGAGGTGTCAGCTATTGTGCAGTATGTGATGGCGCCTTCTTTAAAAACAAAAACCTAATTGTTGTTGGCGGTGGAGACTCTGCAGTTGAAGAAGGTATGTACTTAACTCGTTTTGCAGAAAAAGTAACAATTGTACACCGTCGTGATAAATTACGTGCACAAAAGATTATCCAAGATCGTGCCTTTGCAAACGAAAAAATAGACTTTATCTGGAATCATACTGTTAAAGAAGTGAACGAAAAGGATGGTAAAGTAGGCAGTGTAACGCTTGTTTCGACTGCAGATGGTAGTGAGCAAGAAGTTCAAGCAGATGGTGTATTTATTTATATCGGTATGTTGCCACTTACAAAACCATTTGAAAACTTAGGTATACTTAATGAAGCTGGCTACATTCAAACAAATGCTGATATGGAAACATCTATACCAGGTATTTATGCTGCTGGGGATGTACGTGACAAAACGTTACGCCAAATTGTTACAGCAACTGGTGATGGAAGTATTGCAGCACAAGTTGTTCAACATTATGTAGAAGAACTAAAGGAAAAATTTTCAGTAAAATAACACTTTAACGTTTTCTTAATAAAGTTGTCATCATGTTGCAATAAAAATTGTGTATAGTATTTACTGTAATAACCCCTTTTTATAATAGGAATATTGTTGTGGCTGTTTCTATCGGTTCCCTCGACTGACAGAAGCAGCCCTCTTTTTATTTTGAGGTTTTGTTTCATGATTTTGTTGATTCTTTTAATGTATCTTACTTGAGCGAAAGGTACGACTCCTTAATACTAACATTTCAGTACCTATTTGAATCAATTTTATAACTAATGCAAAATTTATTAAAAGACACTGAAAAATTATAAAAATGAAGATTTACACTAAAAATTTGGTATAGCTATCTTTGTTGATGTGGAATGAGCGAAGAGTCCTCGAAAATGCATTCGCATTTTCTTGGTGCGATGCTCGTTGAGTGAAGTTAATTCCACATCATGCAGCAAGCAGTTTAATACTATAAATATTTGTATGTAAACAATTTTTCAGTACTTTAAACTTAACCAATAATGGATTTATGAAATTGATTTATTTACATTAAATATCCAAAATAGTGTTTTTAGATTATTCCTTTGTACTCGAACAACGGAAAAATGTATAATAAAGATTATAAGAATTGTTAGAAAAGAGGTGTCGTGTGTGCAGAGAATCGCTAATTTACTCGTAAAAAAAGACGACAAAGTACTTTTATTAAAAAAACCACGACGCGGTTGGTATGTAGCACCAGGAGGGAAAATTGAAAGTGGAGAGTCTGTATTCGAAGCAGCAAGTCGCGAATTTCGGGAAGAGACAGGCACTATAGCAATAAAACCACATCTAAAAGGTGTATATACAATGGTCATTAGACGTGGAGAAGAGGTAGTAAATGAATGGATGCTCTTCACTTTTTTAGCAGAAGATTTAGAAGGAATGCCTTATAAAGAAACACGAGAAGGGGTTTTAGAATGGCATTCTATAGAAAATCTCAAACATTTACCAATGGCAGAAGGAGATCGCACGAATTTATTATTTGCAGTTGAACAATCTGGTACACAATATGGAACTTTTACATATACAGAAGAATTTCAATTGTTAGAACAAAAAATACAGATATCGTGTGAAGGGGATGGATTGAATGCCTAATCCACATTCGGTAAACGAACTAATCATAATAACGGGAATGTCTGGTGCTGGGAAGTCAGTAGCTATCAGAAGTTTTGAAGACCTAGGGTTTTTTTGTATCGATAATTTACCGCCAGCATTATTACCGACATTTTTAAATTTAATGAAAGAATCTAAAAAAGAAATTTCACGTATAGCAGCTGTCATGGACTTGCGTGGGGGGGATTTCTTCTCATCATTAATTGAAGCATTAGATCGTATCGAAAGAGAAGATCTAGTTGCAACAAAGATATTATTTTTGGATGCAGATGATGAAACATTAGTGAGTAGATACAAGGAAACTCGTCGCTCTCATCCATTATCAGAGAATGGTCTACCTCTAACAGGTATTCATTATGAACGTGAGTTATTAGCAGATGTAAAAGAACGTGCTCAATATATTTATAATACGTCAAGTATGAAACCTAGAGAATTACGACAAAGAATTATTGCGCAATTTTCTGGTGTGGATTCACGTAAGTTTACAGTAAATGTAATGTCTTTTGGGTTCAAATATGGTATGCCAATCGATGCTGATTTAGTTTTTGACATCCGTTTTTTACCAAACCCGTACTATATAGAGGAATTAAGGCCTAAAACGGGGTTAGACGAAGAAGTTTCATCATATGTATTAAAATATGATGAAACAACTACGTTAATTAATAAATTAACGGATTTGTTTGAATTTATGATACCGCTTTATAAAAAAGAAGGAAAAACGCAATTAATAATTGCTTTTGGATGTACAGGTGGGCAACATCGTTCGGTTACTTTAGCTGAATACTTTGGTAACCACCTAGATCAGCATGCACCGACAGTGATTACCCATCGTGACATTGCAAAAAGAAAGGGATAACCTTATGCAAAAAAAACAACCACGGATTGTTCTTATCGGTGGCGGCACAGGTCTGTCTACATTACTTCGTGGGTTAAAGAAATACCCAGTAGATTTGACAGCAATTGTAACTGTTGCAGATGATGGTGGAAGTTCAGGGAGAATACGAGATGACTTCGCGATTCCACCACCTGGTGATATTCGCAACGTTATCGCAGCTTTATCTGAAGTGGAACCGTTAGTTGAAGAGATGTTTCAGTATCGTTTTAAAGGGAAAGAAGAATTGGGAGGACATTCTCTCGGTAATTTAATGCTTACCGCATTAACAGAAATAACGGGAGATTTTTCGCATGCTATTCGAGAAATGAGTCGGGTATTAAATGTACATGGAAAAGTGCTGCCAGCAGCTAACCAGCGAATCACATTGCTAGCTGAGTTGGTAGATGGAACGATTGTAAAAGGAGAATCTAAAATTCCTACATTTAATACACGTATTAAACGTGTGTACTTATCACCTCCAGATGTATTACCTTTACAGGAAGCAGTCAACTCAATTGAACATGCCGATATAATAATAATAGGACCTGGAAGTTTGTATACTAGTATTCTTCCAAATCTTCTAGTAGAGGGTATTAAAAAGGCCGTATTGGAAGCAAAAGGTCATAAAATTTATATATGTAATTTAATGACCCAATCTGGTGA
This window of the Rummeliibacillus pycnus genome carries:
- the trxB gene encoding thioredoxin-disulfide reductase codes for the protein MTEEKIYDVVIIGAGPAGMTAAVYTSRGNLSTLMIERGIPGGQMANTEEVENYPGFESILGPELSTKMFEHAKKFGAEYAYGDVTEIIDGEEYKVIKSGTKEYKTRAIIISTGAEYKKMGVPGEKELGGRGVSYCAVCDGAFFKNKNLIVVGGGDSAVEEGMYLTRFAEKVTIVHRRDKLRAQKIIQDRAFANEKIDFIWNHTVKEVNEKDGKVGSVTLVSTADGSEQEVQADGVFIYIGMLPLTKPFENLGILNEAGYIQTNADMETSIPGIYAAGDVRDKTLRQIVTATGDGSIAAQVVQHYVEELKEKFSVK
- a CDS encoding NUDIX domain-containing protein, whose amino-acid sequence is MQRIANLLVKKDDKVLLLKKPRRGWYVAPGGKIESGESVFEAASREFREETGTIAIKPHLKGVYTMVIRRGEEVVNEWMLFTFLAEDLEGMPYKETREGVLEWHSIENLKHLPMAEGDRTNLLFAVEQSGTQYGTFTYTEEFQLLEQKIQISCEGDGLNA
- the rapZ gene encoding RNase adapter RapZ — translated: MPNPHSVNELIIITGMSGAGKSVAIRSFEDLGFFCIDNLPPALLPTFLNLMKESKKEISRIAAVMDLRGGDFFSSLIEALDRIEREDLVATKILFLDADDETLVSRYKETRRSHPLSENGLPLTGIHYERELLADVKERAQYIYNTSSMKPRELRQRIIAQFSGVDSRKFTVNVMSFGFKYGMPIDADLVFDIRFLPNPYYIEELRPKTGLDEEVSSYVLKYDETTTLINKLTDLFEFMIPLYKKEGKTQLIIAFGCTGGQHRSVTLAEYFGNHLDQHAPTVITHRDIAKRKG
- a CDS encoding gluconeogenesis factor YvcK family protein, with protein sequence MQKKQPRIVLIGGGTGLSTLLRGLKKYPVDLTAIVTVADDGGSSGRIRDDFAIPPPGDIRNVIAALSEVEPLVEEMFQYRFKGKEELGGHSLGNLMLTALTEITGDFSHAIREMSRVLNVHGKVLPAANQRITLLAELVDGTIVKGESKIPTFNTRIKRVYLSPPDVLPLQEAVNSIEHADIIIIGPGSLYTSILPNLLVEGIKKAVLEAKGHKIYICNLMTQSGETSNYTAGDHVQALYDHVGENFIQTILINDEEVPKAIREAYIKESAEPVQFDVKRLESMGLEVVKKDIANIHDGVVRHEANRVAAWLVEYAMNDQQNKHKLSN